One Sandaracinaceae bacterium genomic window, CGATACGCCGCGCCCGTGGCCAGGTCCGTGCGACCCGTCGGCACGGTGCTCCCGCCCGCGAAGCTCGGCATGGCGGGCGCGCAGCCGAGCAGCAGAGAGAGCGAGGCGCCGAAAATGAAAACGGAGCGACCCGAGAGGATCGCTCCGTGAGCACGCATCAGCCGCGGCTCACTTGCGGAAGCGAGACGGGTAGTCGCCCGACGCGATGCGCCCCTTGAGGTCACCGTCATCGGGGTGAAGCTGGATGGCCTTCTGGGCCAGCTCCGGCTCCTCTTCGCGATGCTCGGGGTTGGGCAGACAGCACTCGACCGGACACACCGCCTGGCAGGCCTCGTGGTCGTAGAAACCGACGCACTCGGTGCAGAGGTCGGGGTCGATCACGTAGATCTCCTCGCCCTCGCTGATGGCCTGGTTGGGGCACTCCGGCTCGCAGGCGCCGCAGTTGATGCATTCATCGGTGATGTAGGTAGACATGTCCGGGTCCCTCGAAAAGCGCGGCCGGACTATATAGCCCGCGCACTCCAGGCGCCACTTGTGAAGCCTCGACACCCGAAACGCAAGGGTTTGCGGCCGGAATGCCTCGCATCCCGACCATCCCGCCCGGAAATATCGGTCAATGTCCGCGATCCGCCTCGTCGAGGAACTCGTCGCTGAGCACCGACTCGTCCCCGCCGAGGTCGAGCTGGCGGCCGAGATCGTGGGGATCGGGGCGCGCCTGACGCGGCCGCGGCGTGCGGACGCGCGGACGCTGGGTGCGGGGCTCTCGCGTGGCCACGACGGGCGCCTCCTCGACGACCGGGGCCGCGACCGGCTCGGGCGTGACCTCGGGCGCGGCGGCCACGGGCGGGGGCGGCGCGACCTCGACCACCGGCGTCGGCGCGCTGGTCACCGGGCTCGGCGCGGCGGGCTGCGGCCAGGCGACGACGACCGCGAGGGCCGCGGCGACCAGGCTCGCGCCCGCCATGCCCATGGCCAGGTAGCCCTTGCTCGACGCCTCCGGGGCGGGGGTGGTGCCGATGGCGAGCCGCATCTCTTCGCGCTGGGCCCGCACCTCGGCCAGCTCGGCCTTCATGCGCTGGATGCGCGTGTCGAGCTCCGCGTCCCGCGCCGCCCGCTCCGCCTCGGCCCGCTGCCGCTCCATCGCCCGCGCCGCCTCGAGCTCCTGCTCCCGGGCCCGCCGCGTGACGGCCTCCCGCTCCGCCTCGTCCCGCTGGGCGCGCTCCCGCTCGACCGCCTCCTCGACGCGGCGGTCCGCCTCCATGTCGAAGAGCTCCTTGAGGTTCACCAGTGTGCTGCTCTCGGTCGTCATCTCGC contains:
- a CDS encoding YfhL family 4Fe-4S dicluster ferredoxin yields the protein MSTYITDECINCGACEPECPNQAISEGEEIYVIDPDLCTECVGFYDHEACQAVCPVECCLPNPEHREEEPELAQKAIQLHPDDGDLKGRIASGDYPSRFRK